The following nucleotide sequence is from Chelmon rostratus isolate fCheRos1 chromosome 11, fCheRos1.pri, whole genome shotgun sequence.
TTATGGGTTGTCCTAGCTAAGAAGTAATttctaaaatgttaaaacaagaTCTTTTGTATTtggtttaaaaaatgaatgcattcagTTTGCCTGTACATAACTTATGCTTGAGACTGCTCTTGGCTTATACCATTTGTTTACATTAGAGGTGTGGAAAAGCCACGGATACAGCTCAGACTGCAGAGTGTTGaattctcctgtttttctgttttaggaGACCCACACCGTACGGGAACCAGACAGATTACCGGATATATGAGCTGAACAAAAGGCTACAGAATTGGACGGAGGTGAGAGTGACTTCATTATTCACACAGAGAGGTGTAAGAACTCAGCAACTGTTGCTGTACAAAAACTACAACAttagtgtttcattttcaagttgGTTATGATAACAGTCCatattctgctgctgttgtgaacTACTTACTGTTGCcatgttttcagattttccctccctgctgctgtttatgtgcAGCTAACCACGCTAGGGATTTTGTGGGAAATTAAGCCAGAGAAGTCACTGACTTCATTTACATTCAGGCTCTAACAGGATTATCTGATCAACCTGGCTAAAACGTAATTGGAGTGCCAGCTGTTTGTATGTCCGAGTGCGCAGCTGAATAGATGTTATGAGCCATGCTTTTTATGTGACTGTCAGTCTGCACATTGcagcaaacacatgaacactcaGAACCCATCAGTTAATTTTCTAATGACATTTTATGGCAAAATTTTCAGGGCTTCCAGTGTAGTAGTGGATATATGGATAACTGACATCCGGGCCAAGACTTTTCTGGACCAGTCAGGGTTTACAGTCGGATAAGTAGGctctataaatagatatctgcatttgaatgcaaatacatgtttaaaaaaaaggcaaatgaaaAGTTCAGTTCTTGTCAGACGATAGCCGATGAGTTACAACATTGCATTTTAGTCAATCCATTctgcctcttttgctctcttcAAGTACTCGTGTTCTCTCCACTTACCCGCACGCAACCAAAGCCCACTCAAACCTGATTTGTCAATACTACTCGGGACAAATGGAAACAGGACACTTCTGATACCAAAGGCTTGCCCCTTGCCTACAGATTCTGCCTTCATATACAGATATCTCTGAGATCAGAGGGATTTAAACTACAGTAAAGTGTTATGGCCAACAAAACACCTGATGTCTGAATCTCACATAGCCTTGTTTAGAAAGTTCATCCTCTCAGCTTCAATTTTGTACTTCTTAACTGCACCAACAAAGCATTTGCTACTACTCATCTTCTTTAGAGTCCCAGGCATTGATATGGATGACTACCAAGAACCATGCACATCTGTTCTCACATAATCTTCTGGTGGTTTACACAACCTACGATTCTGTTGTCCAGATTGTAGGGAAGAAGAGTTCAAGGGTTTCACTGTTGAAGTGGTAATTTGGGGAAACCAGGATTTCTGCTTCTTTTGCAATGGTTTTAGTGcattcattgtttattcatATGATCTTGGGTAAATTCTTCACCTTTTATTTTAGCAGACACTGCCTCTATTGTTTTTGATAATTAGTCgacaccataactcaggaataGAAagggagattgtgaccatattttacatttggtcagatactgaattggtgacaatAATCTTAGGTGTTTTATAGTTTGTATCTTCTtagcagcaacatccatatgTGAAGCGTTTTAGTCCACCACATGCTCATTtttgctgatactgagctttaggtaattgttgttgcaccatgtgatgaagctctctatcagtcctctgtactcctctaTAAAAATAGTCTgtaagtgaagacaacatgtttctcaccGGAAATTATTTGCTAAAATCAAACATGTCAGTATTGTGATATCTTCCATTTCACCAACAAATACTCTTAATACCCTCTATTAATTTCCTCCCAaatcttcactacatatattatgagtctggacagacatggatgtgaaTGCAACatgactggttggtggaggcatacAACGCAGGGCGGTTAATGTAGTTAATGGAGATGATATGTATTCTGTCCTCCTCTTGTATTAGACTTGAATGCagtgttttatattattgtgATTATAAGAACGTAAATCACCTCATGTATCATTTTAATCTATAAATTATGCTAGCAGACTTAAAGGAATGAAAGTCAGAATAATGACTCTTTTCTCAGGACTGTGACAATCTCTGGTGGGATGCCTTCACCACAGAGTTTTTTGAGGATGACGCCATGCTCACCATCACTTTCTGTCTGGAAGATGGACCCAAACGATACAGTAAGAATTTCTTATTAAGAATAAGAAAAGGCTggtgtttatttatattttcaagtTTTAATTGTAGTGGCGGTGAGCCTGTTTTATTTAACATACACGTTCTCTGTAATGTATATCATCTACATCCCATTTTCAAATTTCCATATGTTTTCATATCTTTCTGAATTTACTTGAATTTGATCATTAGGGTTGATATCTAACTGTTATTAGCATTCTGTGTATTATTTATGTTCTATTCTTAATTATCCTTTTCATGGCTGTGTCAGATTCCGTGCTACTTTATCGACCCGCTTTCCCTACGTGGATGACctaaatttcattttgttgatcATGTTTAAGTATTCATTTGATTTCTTcataaataatcattttttgTCTGCAGCCATCGGCAGGACATTGATTCCACGATACTTTCGAAGTATTTTTGAGGGGGGTGCCACCGAGCTGTTCTATGTTTTGAAGCATCCAAAGGAGTCCTTCCACAGTAACTTTGTATCTCTCGACTGTGACCAGTGTACCATGGTGACCCAGAACGGCAAACCTATGTTCACACAGGTACAGTTAATGTCAGACTGGATAAAATGTACAGCTATCCATCTGCTTTCTGTCGCTTGTGCTGTGGTGTctaacttttcttttctctgctgttcaaAAGGTTTGTGTGGAGGGCCGCCTGTACCTAGAGTTTATGTTTGATGACATGATGAGGATCAAGACGTGGCACTTCAGCatcagacaacacagagaggTCCTACCAAGGAGCATTTTGGCTATGCATGTGAGTTccagactaaaaaaaaacacacttggaCTTAaatccacatactgtacatgctctTATTCATCTCACCCCTTTTAACCCAATCACGCAGGATCCCCAGATGCTTGATCAGCTGGCTAAAAATATCACCAGATGTGGGCTGTCCAACTCCACGCTCAACTACCTCCGTGTAAGCAAATTTCCATaaaattgttttgttctttttccatcAGTCATTGCAATAACCTCAACTACACATGCAACAACACATGCTAACACTCCTTCATTTCTCTGTGGTCCCTTTCTTCCCAAAAGCTATGTGTGATATTGGAGCCCATGCAAGAGTTGATGTCCAGGCATAAGACCTACAGCTTGAGCCCCAGAGACTGCCTGAAGACCTGCCTCTTCCAAAAGTGGCAAAGAATGGTAGCACCTCCAGgtaacacacatacatttgaAATTTTCAGTGGCATTTATGGCAGTGTTGCACAAGTTCATTAAGCTGTCAGTTACTCACAAACAAGGTGCAATCACATGTCCTTATTAGCAACAGTTTATAACTGACTTACAGCGATTTAAATACTTGAAAACATATCTTCTCTTTTCATCATCTTGTAGCTGAGCCAGCCAGACAAGCTCCAAACAAGCGGCGGAAAAGGAAGGTGTCCGGTGGAAGCACCGTGAGCTCCGGCGGAGGCAgcaataacaacagcaacagcaaaaagaAGAGTCCAGCCAACAGCTTTTCACTCTCCAGCCAGGTACCTGTAAGCATTACATCTACTTGACCTCTATCTGCACCTTCCAAGTTCAGCTGAGCAAGGCATGGGAGGATAGGACAGAGGGTGGATGGGCTGGAAAGAAAGGCAAGGAGGTAGGAAAGTTATTTGTTGGTGTAGGGGTGGTGACTGGGGTTGTTACTGTGTTTAGGAGTAGGTCTAGCAGCAGGTCAGGTTATAGATATGAAGGTGGGGTTTAGATTCAGGTGTGGTGGGGGATGGAAAGGGGTTCatttctgtaatcctgctgagGATGAGTAGATGTAGTTAGTAGATCCCCTAATGTGAACCAGTGATGGGCAGTCCCTGGTCCTCTGGGGCCACAGGTTTATGGGTTTATATAGAGGAGGTACAAGTGACCTTCATCTCTAAGTAAAATATTTTGGGGCCATGGGTTAGGGTTACCTTCCTCTGATCTCCAGTTGGACAGTTAGGTTTTCTCTCTGAATCGCTGTATCGACTTGGGTTTAGAGTCACTACTAAGTCTGTCAGAGCACATGATTCATGCAGCACTGCTGTCTTTGCTTACTTGGTTGCTTGATTGAGCGAACGAGACCCGAGGTGGAATGaaaccccccccctccccgaTGCAGCACTCAAGGATCAGGGATGCCCACTGCTGGCTAGTAGGGAGGGCCCCTCGACTCTGGTTCTCTGAACAGGGGCGGGGCGTCACAGCCACTTGGACTTCTGAACTGTCAGGGTAGATGCCCTGACAACACATAGTCCTGACGGGATTGGGTTCAGAATGGGACAACACTAATACCTCAGGATTTTATCACTCCGGGTCCCCCTATAGCCTAGCTTGAAATATCAATTGTAATGCATTTCATCGGTTTACGTACATTTGTAACGCTGGAATTGAACGAAGTTAGATCACACCTAGACCATAAGCAAAAAAACGCTACAGTTGCAACTCGTCCGTGCAGTTAGTCATTCCGCGCACCCCCCTGTATTATGGGGATAATATGTACCGGCCCTTGCTGTCCCCTTTAGGACGTGATGATGGTGGGAGAGCCCACTCTGATGGGAGGGGAGTTTGGTGACGAGGACGAGCGTCTGATCACACGGCTGGAGAACACGCAGTTCGATGGGGCGAATGGCCTGGAGGATGAGGACAGTTTCAACAGCTCGCCTGCACTGGGGGCACACTCGCCCTGGAACAACAAGGCTCCCTCCAGTCAGGAGAGCAAGAATGACAACTCCCAGTCGTCCCAGTAGACTGCTGTGGTCCCAGCCAGCCCCTTTTTCGATGCTTAAAACCTACTGGGATCCGCCTGAGCCAACACACTAGCGAGAGGAGTCAGGGAGGGTGGCCTCGAGCACTTGTGTTCAGTTAATTATTTGTTGTGTTCcgtttttatatttttaagaCGAAAGGAGGGTGGTTAGGGGAAAGGGATGATAGCTGATGGACTGGTAAAGCTCTGTGCTGTCACATGAAGGACAGTGTCAGCAGAATCCCACTCGCTCCCTCACATTTTTGCACATGATCAGTGGTGCTCAGCCTTGGCCCTTGCCTGCTCGGCTCCAGTCAGTCCTCTTAGAGGTGTGGTGAGACTGGCGGGGTAgcggtgtgtgtgcgcatgtgtgtttacCCCCCATCATCGCTCACCACGGCGTTTGAGCCAAAGTTGGCGTGTCCTGTTGTCCGAGTGCTCGCCATGGCGACCATGTCAGTGGGTTCTTGTTCCAACCTCGGGTCTCTCGGGCGTGCGTTTTCCTTGACGACGCACCTCGTTGTTTCTGTTGTGCTCATGTCACAGGGAAGAAATGCTTAGCTTttatttaacttattttttttgcagGCTGCAGAAAACTGTGTGCACTCTTAGTATCAAAATTCAACGTTCGGTTTTTAAAAAttcaatcatttgtttttgtaggacctggttggaacaaaaacctgtaCAGTGCCGGAGCTTGAGGACCGGAGTTGAGAACCACTACGCTaaatcttaaacacacacacacacacacacacacacacacacacacacacacacacacacactcaccttcacttcatgcaaacactgtcacacatacacatacacacacatacacaccatacacacaaacacacactcacacacactcacctacACCTGCAGCATAAAACATTGAGGTACTGGAGAGAGGTGGTACACAGCATGTCTGGACCAGAGCACCAGACGCTACAGAAGTGTGTTTTCGTTTTCTATGTTTTAGacttgttttgaattttttttatttttgtaaacaatttctaaaaaataaacagacaagcaagcaaacaaaaacaccccAGAATattctttgcactgttttccaCTATTAACTCCAATCTATTTTTCTTATGAATTgatggtgtatttttttttcttttctattattGCTAATGTAAGAACTGTAAAACATCTGAAACCTGCAGTATATTAATGTATAAGTATTGCTGTTAGATCATTCTTATTGTGATGGTATTAACTTTCATGTAAGTCTGTGCTTGATATAATGTCATCCATCTGTGTCGGACATCACACTCTCACCAGGGCCATTAGCGTCAGTGCTAGAAAACGGGTTGGGGAGAACAAGGCTAGTGTTTAAATACTGTACTACATCTTGTTTGATGTGAGTCCAAAGCTGCTTTCCCCACTAAATTTCCATCAAGCGCCTGGTTTGGATCTGTTGACTTGTCATTGCAgaactgtttgctttgtcttgAAATCTCTATCTGGGGGTCCTCTCTTCAGAGAACGTAGTGACGGAAAACTTCTCAAATTTGCTactcaaaaatattttaaaaacaagttttgACAGGAttgtaaaataagaaaaaaaaaagacttttgtATTAACTTAAGTTTcccagaaatgtttttaaatcacaATTAAGAAAGCTGCAGACCAAGGAGCTACATGTAAAGATTCTTTAGATATTGATTacactgtgctgttttatgttttatgaagAATAATTTTGTTGGCTTTACTcctcatgtttgtgtctgtgcttgtaCATTTTTAGGTAGTAATTTCTGTAAAAGTTATTCTATGTATTCCTCCCT
It contains:
- the ldb1a gene encoding LIM domain-binding protein 1-A isoform X3; this translates as MSVGGCACPGCSSKSFKLYSPKEPPNGGSFPPFHPGAMLDRDVGPTPMYPPSYMEPGMGRPTPYGNQTDYRIYELNKRLQNWTEDCDNLWWDAFTTEFFEDDAMLTITFCLEDGPKRYTIGRTLIPRYFRSIFEGGATELFYVLKHPKESFHSNFVSLDCDQCTMVTQNGKPMFTQVCVEGRLYLEFMFDDMMRIKTWHFSIRQHREVLPRSILAMHDPQMLDQLAKNITRCGLSNSTLNYLRLCVILEPMQELMSRHKTYSLSPRDCLKTCLFQKWQRMVAPPAEPARQAPNKRRKRKVSGGSTVSSGGGSNNNSNSKKKSPANSFSLSSQVPDLVGTKTCTVPELEDRS
- the ldb1a gene encoding LIM domain-binding protein 1-A isoform X2; translation: MLDRDVGPTPMYPPSYMEPGMGRPTPYGNQTDYRIYELNKRLQNWTEDCDNLWWDAFTTEFFEDDAMLTITFCLEDGPKRYTIGRTLIPRYFRSIFEGGATELFYVLKHPKESFHSNFVSLDCDQCTMVTQNGKPMFTQVCVEGRLYLEFMFDDMMRIKTWHFSIRQHREVLPRSILAMHDPQMLDQLAKNITRCGLSNSTLNYLRLCVILEPMQELMSRHKTYSLSPRDCLKTCLFQKWQRMVAPPAEPARQAPNKRRKRKVSGGSTVSSGGGSNNNSNSKKKSPANSFSLSSQVPDVMMVGEPTLMGGEFGDEDERLITRLENTQFDGANGLEDEDSFNSSPALGAHSPWNNKAPSSQESKNDNSQSSQ
- the ldb1a gene encoding LIM domain-binding protein 1-A isoform X4; this encodes MSVGGCACPGCSSKSFKLYSPKEPPNGGSFPPFHPGAMLDRDVGPTPMYPPSYMEPGMGRPTPYGNQTDYRIYELNKRLQNWTEDCDNLWWDAFTTEFFEDDAMLTITFCLEDGPKRYTIGRTLIPRYFRSIFEGGATELFYVLKHPKESFHSNFVSLDCDQCTMVTQNGKPMFTQVCVEGRLYLEFMFDDMMRIKTWHFSIRQHREVLPRSILAMHDPQMLDQLAKNITRCGLSNSTLNYLRLCVILEPMQELMSRHKTYSLSPRDCLKTCLFQKWQRMVAPPAEPARQAPNKRRKRKVSGGSTVSSGGGSNNNSNSKKKSPANSFSLSSQDLVGTKTCTVPELEDRS
- the ldb1a gene encoding LIM domain-binding protein 1-A isoform X1; translated protein: MSVGGCACPGCSSKSFKLYSPKEPPNGGSFPPFHPGAMLDRDVGPTPMYPPSYMEPGMGRPTPYGNQTDYRIYELNKRLQNWTEDCDNLWWDAFTTEFFEDDAMLTITFCLEDGPKRYTIGRTLIPRYFRSIFEGGATELFYVLKHPKESFHSNFVSLDCDQCTMVTQNGKPMFTQVCVEGRLYLEFMFDDMMRIKTWHFSIRQHREVLPRSILAMHDPQMLDQLAKNITRCGLSNSTLNYLRLCVILEPMQELMSRHKTYSLSPRDCLKTCLFQKWQRMVAPPAEPARQAPNKRRKRKVSGGSTVSSGGGSNNNSNSKKKSPANSFSLSSQVPDVMMVGEPTLMGGEFGDEDERLITRLENTQFDGANGLEDEDSFNSSPALGAHSPWNNKAPSSQESKNDNSQSSQ